A DNA window from Calditrichota bacterium contains the following coding sequences:
- a CDS encoding DUF1573 domain-containing protein has translation MKKMLMLMLMLMLPAVLTAQPRIEVEPQAIEFGGMNGEVEENILNIANTGDEILFFTIILEIINEPDGNRVDDWVTFEPDDGALAPGEDLDVVVTLSRIGLIEGIYEANLQVRSNDPTEPQVDVNVTLQTNGIPPVLMLEWDEVFGYPDIIDWNQGYLDVFPEVRYPVELTVTNDGDEMLAIEDIVADNEAFVAEPSAFELEPGAQRVVTVSFSGEEVGNYEGTMHIISNNVDREIAIPLHAVASGPPRLIIDPMSIEDDIDIGDVREYNVSITNGGEGALRWGIGRIIVIREPGGAEGIEWITATRVELGLLIRVNSAGCPEGQYEADIFITSNDPARPEAMIGMLFDFYRLGVPGGRSASPPTTLILGVPFPNPFNGRTTLWFGLPAPGEAQLAVFDLTGREVARLAGGRFDAGWHRADWEAPGNIAAGVYLARLSGSGGEARAKAVLVR, from the coding sequence ATGAAAAAGATGCTGATGCTGATGCTTATGCTGATGTTGCCGGCAGTGCTGACGGCTCAGCCGAGGATCGAAGTCGAACCGCAGGCGATCGAATTTGGAGGAATGAATGGGGAAGTCGAAGAGAACATCCTCAACATCGCCAATACCGGCGACGAAATCCTCTTCTTCACCATCATACTTGAAATAATCAACGAGCCGGACGGGAATCGGGTCGATGATTGGGTCACGTTCGAACCAGATGATGGTGCATTGGCACCGGGTGAAGACCTCGATGTTGTTGTAACCTTGAGCCGGATCGGCCTGATCGAGGGCATCTACGAAGCCAACTTGCAGGTGCGGTCCAACGACCCGACTGAACCACAAGTCGATGTGAATGTCACGCTGCAGACTAACGGCATACCACCCGTGTTGATGCTCGAATGGGACGAGGTCTTCGGCTACCCCGACATCATCGACTGGAACCAAGGGTATCTGGACGTCTTTCCCGAGGTCAGGTATCCGGTCGAGTTAACGGTGACGAACGACGGGGACGAGATGCTGGCGATCGAGGACATTGTTGCGGATAACGAGGCATTTGTGGCAGAACCGAGTGCCTTCGAATTGGAGCCGGGCGCACAACGGGTGGTGACGGTGTCCTTCTCGGGCGAAGAAGTTGGCAACTATGAAGGGACAATGCACATTATCTCAAACAACGTAGACAGGGAGATTGCAATCCCCCTCCATGCTGTAGCGTCAGGGCCGCCCCGCTTGATCATCGATCCGATGTCGATCGAGGACGACATCGATATTGGTGATGTTCGCGAATACAACGTCTCGATCACAAACGGCGGAGAAGGCGCACTGCGCTGGGGCATTGGCAGAATTATTGTCATACGCGAGCCAGGGGGAGCGGAAGGCATCGAATGGATCACCGCTACCCGGGTGGAACTGGGACTGTTGATCCGGGTCAATTCGGCGGGCTGCCCGGAAGGACAGTATGAAGCGGATATTTTCATCACATCCAATGATCCGGCTCGGCCCGAAGCCATGATTGGGATGCTTTTTGACTTTTATAGACTTGGTGTGCCAGGTGGCCGATCCGCAAGTCCTCCAACGACATTGATCCTTGGAGTGCCCTTCCCCAACCCCTTCAACGGGCGGACGACGCTCTGGTTCGGGCTGCCGGCACCGGGCGAAGCGCAACTGGCGGTCTTTGACCTTACGGGCCGCGAGGTGGCGCGCCTTGCCGGGGGGCGGTTCGATGCCGGCTGGCACCGGGCGGATTGGGAGGCGCCGGGGAATATCGCTGCTGGGGTCTATCTGGCGCGGCTCTCCGGCAGCGGAGGGGAGGCGAGGGCGAAGGCGGTGCTGGTGAGGTAG
- a CDS encoding MFS transporter, producing the protein MVLQYKSKNTNTTRGGVGRLIGRAAGFLFGDLSKVITNLALVRLIGALGFSISMPFLAIYLHEELLVSMTLIGAMLTLSGIAGSIGAPIGGALSDGMGRRRLLVLLLIGRAGMFFFLGYLVASHKSFGWFSLFYIFAALMGTSIFPLMDAMVGDVTEQARRSHAYGLLRMAGNLGWAIGPAIGGLLVGAGYASLFWATGLMIVVSALLVKWTVPETLASGSSSREAYNPFRMMVADRALLLFLLLHILLGLVRGQLIATLSVYASGAIGLPKSSIGLLYMINGGMVATLQVLVTRWTARRSDLTMMGLAGVLYGVGYGSVGLANGWWALAGAMAVITIAEMIEMPTAASYVSSLAPEGRLGGYMGAHNLALHLGWTTGPLLGGLLLDHMPDPQPAWAIIAAVAVVSAAGFRLLGRPVKVAETGA; encoded by the coding sequence ATAGTATTGCAATACAAGTCAAAAAACACGAATACGACACGGGGAGGTGTCGGGCGGCTCATTGGCCGCGCAGCCGGGTTCCTCTTCGGGGACCTGAGCAAGGTCATCACCAACCTTGCCTTGGTGCGGCTGATCGGAGCGCTCGGGTTCTCGATCTCGATGCCGTTTCTGGCTATCTACCTGCACGAGGAATTGCTCGTCTCGATGACGCTAATCGGGGCGATGCTGACCTTATCGGGCATTGCCGGCTCGATCGGCGCGCCTATTGGGGGAGCGCTCTCGGACGGGATGGGCCGCCGCAGGCTATTGGTGCTGCTCCTGATCGGTAGAGCCGGGATGTTCTTCTTCCTCGGCTACCTGGTGGCAAGCCATAAGTCGTTCGGCTGGTTTTCGCTCTTCTACATTTTTGCGGCGTTGATGGGGACGTCGATCTTTCCGCTGATGGATGCGATGGTGGGCGACGTGACCGAGCAGGCACGCCGGAGTCACGCCTACGGCTTACTACGAATGGCGGGCAACCTTGGCTGGGCGATTGGGCCGGCGATCGGGGGGCTGTTGGTCGGCGCCGGTTATGCTTCGCTCTTCTGGGCGACGGGCTTGATGATCGTCGTATCGGCGCTGCTCGTCAAGTGGACCGTGCCCGAGACTCTGGCAAGCGGCTCAAGTTCACGCGAGGCTTACAATCCGTTCCGGATGATGGTTGCCGACCGGGCACTCTTGCTCTTTCTGCTCCTGCACATCCTGCTCGGGTTGGTGCGAGGCCAGTTGATTGCGACGCTCTCGGTCTATGCGTCAGGAGCGATCGGCCTTCCAAAGTCGTCTATCGGGTTGCTCTATATGATCAACGGCGGGATGGTAGCGACGCTGCAAGTGCTTGTGACGCGCTGGACGGCACGGCGCTCCGACCTGACGATGATGGGGCTGGCCGGGGTGCTCTACGGCGTCGGCTACGGCTCGGTCGGACTGGCAAACGGCTGGTGGGCGCTGGCGGGTGCGATGGCGGTCATCACCATCGCGGAGATGATTGAGATGCCGACGGCGGCGTCCTATGTCTCGAGTCTGGCTCCGGAGGGGCGGCTCGGTGGGTATATGGGAGCGCACAACCTGGCGCTTCACCTGGGCTGGACGACCGGCCCGCTGCTGGGAGGTCTGCTGCTCGATCATATGCCCGATCCGCAACCAGCATGGGCAATCATCGCAGCGGTGGCCGTGGTCAGCGCGGCGGGATTCAGGCTGCTGGGCAGGCCGGTCAAGGTTGCGGAGACAGGCGCTTGA